The genomic DNA ATTAGTAGCAGGAACAGTTCAGGAAGAAGACTGCGACGGTCTATGCTGGGAATATATGATAAAAGAAAGCAAAATCCGTCCGGAATTCGTAGTTTCTACAGAACCAACTGACGGAGGTATCTACAGAGGACAGCGTGGACGTATGGAAATCCGTGTAGATGTTAAAGGTGTATCTTGCCATGGATCAGCTCCTGAACGTGGAGATAACGCAATCTACAAAATGGCTGATATTCTTCAGGACATTCGTGCTCTGAATGAAAATGACGCAGCAGATGACAAAGAAATAAAAGGTCTTGTAAAAATGCTTGATGAAAAGCATAATCCGCAATGGAAAGAAGCTCAGTTTTTAGGACGTGGAACAGTTACTACTTCTGAAATCTTCTTTACATCACCAAGCCGTTGCGCAGTAGCAGATTCTTGTGCAGTTTCATTAGACCGTCGTATGACTGCCGGTGAAACATGGGAAAGCTGCCTTGAGGAAATCCGTAACCTGCCGAATGTAAAAAAATACGGAAATGATGTAAAAGTTTCTATGTATGAATATTCTCGTCCGTCATTTACAGGACTTGTTTATCCAATAGAGTGCTATTTCCCGACTTGGGTAATACCAGAAGATCATAAAGTAACAGCTGCTTTAGAAGAAGCTTACAAAGGTCTTTACGGAGATACACGTATAGGTTCAAAAGAAACAGAAGCTATGAGAAAAGCTCGTC from Sebaldella termitidis ATCC 33386 includes the following:
- a CDS encoding YgeY family selenium metabolism-linked hydrolase — translated: MDFDAIKAKAEGYRADMTKFLRDLIRIPGESADEEGHSRRIKEEMEKLGFDKAEIDPMGNVLGYMGTGKTLIAFDGHIDTVGIGEITNWKFDPYEGYEDDESIGGRGTSDQLGGIVSAVYGAKIMKDLGMLSDKYTVLVAGTVQEEDCDGLCWEYMIKESKIRPEFVVSTEPTDGGIYRGQRGRMEIRVDVKGVSCHGSAPERGDNAIYKMADILQDIRALNENDAADDKEIKGLVKMLDEKHNPQWKEAQFLGRGTVTTSEIFFTSPSRCAVADSCAVSLDRRMTAGETWESCLEEIRNLPNVKKYGNDVKVSMYEYSRPSFTGLVYPIECYFPTWVIPEDHKVTAALEEAYKGLYGDTRIGSKETEAMRKARPLTDKWTFSTNGVSIMGRNGIPCIGFGPGAEAQAHAPNEKTWKDDLVVCAAMYAAIPSTYTK